A DNA window from Oryzias latipes chromosome 5, ASM223467v1 contains the following coding sequences:
- the rps23 gene encoding 40S ribosomal protein S23 — MGKCRGLRTARKLRNHRREQKWHDKQYKKAHLGTALKANPFGGASHAKGIVLEKVGVEAKQPNSAIRKCVRVQLIKNGKKITAFVPNDGCLNFIEENDEVLVAGFGRKGHAVGDIPGVRFKVVKVANVSLLALYKGKKERPRS; from the exons ATGG GGAAGTGTCGTGGTCTGCGTACTGCCAGGAAACTGCGCAATCACCGCCGTGAGCAGAAATGGCATGACAAACAATACAAGAAGGCCCACCTGGGCACCGCCCTGAAGGCCAACCCCTTCGGAGGAGCTTCTCACGCCAAGGGCATCGTCCTGGAGAAAGT TGGAGTGGAAGCCAAGCAGCCCAACTCTGCCATCAGGAAGTGTGTGAGAGTTCAGCTCATCAAAAACGGCAAGAAGATCACAGCCTTCGTCCCAAACGATGGTTGCCTCAACTTCATCGAG GAAAACGACGAGGTTCTGGTGGCCGGTTTCGGGCGAAAGGGTCACGCTGTGGGGGACATTCCCGGAGTTCGTTTCAAGGTGGTCAAAGTGGCCAACGTGTCTCTGCTGGCGCTCTACAAGGGCAAAAAGGAGAGACCCAGGTCATAA